The genomic DNA CTTCGGCCGCACGCAGCTCGCCATCCATCGGGCCGCTGGGCCGGGCCTCGCCCAGGAGTACCAAGACTGCGTCGGCAAGCTGCCTGGCGGCCGGCTCAACCCGTTCGACCACATCGTGACCGCCGGCCATGCGCTGCGCGCCCGATACGTGGTGCACTGCGGCCTCCTCGAGGCGCGGGAGGCGGGCGAGCACGCCGAGGCCGCGCTGGCCAGCTGCCTAGAGGACGTGTTCGAGACCTGCCGCTCGCTGGGGGTGGACTCCGTGGCGCTGCCCGCGCTGGGCACTGGGGCCTGTGGCTATCGCACCAGCATGGTGGCGCGCGTTTCCATGCGCTGCGCGGTGGCCGCCCAGCGTCACTTGGCAGGCCCGTCGCGCATCCGCTTCCTGCTGGCGGGCCCGGCCACGTTGGAGAGTTTCCTCCACGCGCTGTCGTCCACGGAGTGAGTCAAAATGACACAGACGTCACGCTGCGGGCGCGTGAGTGTGCGTTTTGTCATGTGGCGTCACATAGCTGACACCAAACCGGCGTGAGGGCGACACATGGGCCTCGTATCCCCGGCGCCATGTCACAGACGACGTGCTCACGCGCCCTGGCGCTAACCCTGTTGCTGACGGCCGCCACGGCCGAGGCGCAGCCCACCCCCATCGCTCCACCGGACGACACGCCCGAGTCACAGGCGGTGGCCACTCCCATCGCGGGGCCCCCAGTGAACCCGGCCGACGTGGATGTCTCGGCCGTCGAAGCCGAAGAGGTGGAGGCCGAAGAGGCGCCTGTCGACGACACCGGCCGCGTGACGGCCTCGCTCGGGCGCGGCGTTCGCATCGAGAGCACCGATGGCCGCTTCATGCTGAACATCCGCGCGCGCGCCCAGCTGCTGGCCACGGCGCTGAGCGACACGGATGCGGGCGGCGACGGCTCCATCACCTTCCAGGCGCGCCGCGCGCGTCTGCTCTTCCAGGGCCATCTGTTCGGGCCCGAGTGGACGTACTACCTGCAGCTCGGCTTCTCCAACCGCGACACCGAGTCCGACCTGCGCCTGCCGCTGCGCGACGCCTACATGAACTGGTCGGGCCTGCGCGACATGAACATCCGCTTCGGCCAGATGAAGGTGCCGCACGACCGCCAGCGCGTGAACTCGTCGAGCGCACTCCAGATGGTGGACCGCTCCATCGTCACGGGCGAGTTCAACTTGGACCGCGACGTGGGCATCCAGCTGTTCTCCACCGACGTGGGCGGCCTCGACGGGCGCCTGGCGTATGCGGTGGGTGTCTTCGGCGGCGACGGCCGCAACCGCATCACGGGGGACTTCGGCCTGCTCTACGTGGGGCGCGTGTCGTATCTGCCCTTCGGCGGCTTCGAGGACTACGTGGAGAGCGACCACGGCCGCGCCCCCGAGCCACGCCTCGCGCTGACGGCGGGCTTTGCCTACAACCAGAATTCGGTGCGCGAGCGCAGCACCTTCCAGGGGACGTACCAGCTCGGCAGCTTCGACTTCATGCACGCCAACTTCGACGCGGTCTTCAAGATGAGCGGCTTCTCGCTCTCGGCGCAGGCGTTCATGCGTCAGGCCCGCGGCGCCAACGTGCTCACGGACCCCATGGACCCGGCCAACACCGAGACCGCGCGCGTGGGCTACGGCGCCTTCGTGCAGGCCGGCTACCTGTTCACCGACAACCTCGAGCTGGTCGCGCGCTTCGGTGAGATCCGCCCGTCACGCAACGGCGTGAGCGCGCTCGGCCGCCAGGGCGAGCTGGGCGGCGGCTTGAACTGGTACTTCCAGAAGCACGACTTCAAGATCCAGCTCGACTACTTCTGGCTCTACGGCGACGGCTTCGACGAGGGCCGCCACCAGGTGCGCATCCAGTCGCAGTTCTTCTTGTGAGGCCGGGCGAGCAGGCTGCGGCTCAGGGCACGACCTCGAGCTGCAGCGTCTGCCAGGTCGTTCCGCCGCGCTCGTCGCGCAGCACCACGTAGAGCGACAGCACGCCCGGCGTGGTCGGCGCGAGGAAGCGGTTGCGGCTCTCGGTGGCGGTGTCGTCTGCGGCCACGCCCGTGCGCGGCTGCACCAGACCCGGCTGCGTGGCCAGCCAGGACACGCGCATCGACTCGCGTCGCGTGACAACCTCGCGCTCGAGGGGGTCGAACGCGACATACGTCTCGGCGCCCTCGCACGTGCGCAAGAGGCGGCAGTCGTCGCTGCAGTCCTCGGCGTTCTCGTCGGGCAAGCAGACGCCATCGCCGCAGACGGCCTCGGTGGGGCACTCGGGCCAGCGCACCACCAGCTCGATCTCCTCGCCCGGCGCCAGGGTGACCAGGTCGTTGTTGCGCACTTCCTCCTCCGTCGCGTCCGCCCGAACGATGAGCATCTGGTCGATGTCGGGGTTCCGGTTGCGGCGCGTGCGCCGACGAAAGTCGGCCGACTGCTCTTGCGACGCTCCCGCGAGGCCGCAGGAGATGCGGTGCTCGTAGAACGAGACGGAGTCCCCGAGCGCCACGCGCACGGGCTGTCGGTAGCCACCCGTCACGTCGGGGTCCGCTGGGCGTCCGGCTTCGCCCGTGCTGGTGGGCGGTGAGTCCGGACCGTAGTAGCGGCAAGCGTCGATGGGCATGGTGGCAGAGACCGGTTCGGCCGCCGAGATGGGCAGCGTGGCCTCCGGATCGCCCTGCACGCAGCGCGCGCTGACGGGACCCAGCTCCGCCTGCGGCTTGATGTCTTGGCAGTGCTTCCAGTCCAACCGTGCGTCCGTGATGGTTCCGTCCGGGGACACGACGAGTGCGCGGTAGACCACGGGATCGTTCGGTGCCGCCTCGGGAGGCGTGGCGCTCACCGCGATGACCTGCTGATCGACGATGACTGTCTCGTCCACGTCGAAGTCCGGGACGCAGCCCGTGAGCACGGCGACGGAGAGGACGGCGAGAGCGCTGGGGCGCGTTAGAAGTTCCATTGGAGTCCGACCACGGGGAGGATGGGCAGACCACGGATGGTCTGACGGGTACTGAAGTCCGGCGAGTAGATGTACTCCTCGACGTTCTTGCGGTTGGTGACGTTCTGCACCTCGAGGTAGACCGACAGCTCGGTCCCGTGCACGTCGGCTTGGTATCCGACGCGGAGGTCGAGCTGATAGAACGGGTCGAGGCGGATGCCGTTGTGCCGGCCGAAGAGCGGCTGGTAGCGGTCGCGCGAGGCGTCGAAGTAAGACCCCAGGACTTGGGTGCGCGGGAAGCCCGACGCGTAGCGAAAGCGCCCCGACAGTTCCAGCCCGAACGACGCGGTCCAGCCGAGCACCGCTGTGGCGACGTGCGTTTGGTCGTAGTCGAACAGGCGCCAGTCCTCGCCGGGAGCGGCGCGGCGCTCGGCGCGCGAGAGCGTGTAGCTCACCCAGCCGAAGACCCCGTGCGGAAGCTGAGCGCGCAGCATGGCCTGGCCACCGAACACGCGTCCGTCGCCCGTCGCGGTCAGCGCGCCCGCGACCTCCGCCGGCTCCTGCGTGGAGCGCATGGCCAGCGCGCTCGACAGGCTCACGAACCCGGTGAGCTCGAGCTCCAGCGCCTCGATGGGCTGGACGGCGACGCTCATCAGCGCCTGAGTGGCGCGCGCCCGCGGCAGAGCGGGATTGCCGAACTGCGCCGAGCGATCCTCGCCGGCGGCGATGCGGCCATAGCGACCGATCGAGCCGCGGATGGCCAGCCCGTCCATCACGTTCACGGCGACGGCGATGCGCGGCTCGAGCGTCAGGTCCTGCGTGAAGGCGCCCGACGCGGGGGTGTTGCCCTCCGCGGGGAGGCGCTTCGAGACACTGTAGGCGTAGGTGTCGAGGCGCAGACCGGGGATGATCTCGAGGCGGTCGCCGAAGAACGAAGCGCTGGCCTCCACGAATGGCGCGATGCCGACCTCGGTCGTGTCGTAGCGGTCGGCCGAGAGCGAGTCAGGGGGCGGCTGACCGAAGGCGCGGATGTCCCCTTCACGCGCGGGCAAGCCCACCGAGCCACGTCGCTCGTGCTGCCCGAGCACCAGCTCGGCGTCGATGCCCGTTCGCAGCGTGAGCCACGTGGCCGCGCGCGTGGAGTAGCTGGCGCGCAGACCGATGCGCACGGAGTCGAGCGCGGCCTCCGCCGAGATGGGGCCGAACGAGCTCGAGCGGCTGGTCTGATCGTAGCCCACGAAGGGCACCACCTCGACCGTGTCACCGCTGCTCGCCTCGTGGCGGTAGCGCAGATAGAAGCGGTTGTAGTCGAGCGAGCGGCTCTCGGTGGTGCGCAGCGCCGGGTCGGCGTTCTCGCGAACGCGCGTGAAGCGGTCGCCGCCCATCAGGCCCACGATGTCGAGCGTGCCGCCGTTGGCGAGGACCAAGCCCGCGCGCGCCTGGCCGTCCCAGAACTGCGGGATGGGGATGAACTCGTCCACGTCCTCGTCCACCGCCTGCGCGATGCGGTCGAGGATGCCGTAGCGCGCCGCGGCGCCCGCGTAGCTGCCGTTCTCCGCGCGGTAGGTCAGCGTGGCCGACACGTCGAAGATGTCGAACCCGACGCTGCCGTGGAGCCCGTCCTCCGTGGGGCCGCGCGACTCCACCAGCACCACACCACCAAGACCGCGTCCGTAGGCCGCGCCCGCACCGCCGGGGATCAGGGTCAGGCCCTGCACGAAGGCTGGGTGCACCGTCGAGCGGATGCCGCCTTCGTGATAGAGGCGAGGGAGCGGCACGCCGTCGATGTAGACGCGTGTGTCTTCGGGGGACGCGCCCCACACGATCAGCTGGCCCGTTCCCGCGCCCGAGCGACCCACGCCGGGCAGGCTCTCGACGACGCGCACGACGTCGCCCCCGGTGCCGGGCACCGAGCGCGCCTGCTCGGCGTCGATGCGCGTGGACACCACCTCGCGGCGCAGCGCGGGCGCGACGACCACGATCTCGAGGTCATCGGTCTCTTCGCCCTCCGCGGCGGGAGGCGCCCGCAGCGCGATCTCGTAGGTGACCTCGAGGCGCTCGCCAGCCACCAGCTCCTCGCGCACCTGCACCGAGTCGATGGTGTCTCCGGTGAGCGTCAGCAGCACCTCGCCGGGCTCGATGCCCTCGAGCACGAAGCGGCCGCGCTCGTCGGTGGTGACGTTGGGGCCCTCGGTGATGCTCAGGGTGACACCCGGAAGCGGCTCGCCCGTGGCGCGGTCGCGCACGGCGCCGGCCAGCGTTGCCGTGGTGATGACCGGCGGCGGTGGCGCGGGCGGCGTGAAGCGGTAGCGATACTGGATGCGGATGGCCGCGGGCACGCCGTCGATCTCGGCGGGGCTGAACCGGAACTGCCGGGCCGCCGCGAGGGCCGCCTCGTCGAACGCGGCGCCGCCGGACTCGATCACCGAGACCGCGTCGACACCACCCGTGGCGTTGATGGTGATGTCCAGCAGGACGTTCACCTCACCCGCGATGTCCACCTGGTCGGCCGGGTAGGTGGCCTCGACGAATTGCAGCAGCTCGGGGGCACGGGTCAACGTGGGGCCAGGCTGCGCCAGCGCGGTGCCGGCCGCGATCAACACCGAGAGCGCGGCCAAGGGGGGAGTGAGGCGTGTCATAGCGTGAATCGAATGGAGACGACGAAGCTGGCGGCCACGGCACGGCCACACTCGAGCGCGGGCTCGAAGCGGCTGGCGAGGGCAGCCTGGACGGCGGCGTCATCGAGCCCGTGTCCGAGCGGCGAGATCACGGTGGCGTTCGTGACGGCGCCCGTGGCGTCCACCTCGAGGCGGACGCGCACACGCCCCTCGATGGCGGCGGCGCGCGCGCCGTCGGTGTAGCGCGGGTGCGCCATGGAGACGGGGCGTGGGCGCGCCGTCTCGCCCCCGCAGGCCTCGGCTTCGCTGCCCGCAGGGGCAGGGGCGGCCGCGACGAGATCCTGAGCAGCCCGAACGCGCGTGCGGGTGGTGCCGGTGCCGCCCACCACGCCGCCCGGGTCACCCACGGCGACCGCGATGCCGCCGGGGCCGGTGTTGCCCAGCACCACGCCGAACGCCATGGGGGGTGGGGGCGCGCCGTCGGTCGGAGCGGGCGCATCGGCGACGGGGTCCGCAGCGACCGCGCGCTCGGTGGTCCGAGTGCGAGCCACGGGCTCCGTGACCGGCACCTCGATGGGGGGCGGCGGTGGCGGCGGCTCCACCTCGTCGGGTGTTGCCGGGTCCTGCACGAACACCTCGTAGCGCTCGGGCGGCGCCGGCGCGCGCTCGATGCGAGACATCACGACGGCCGCTGACGCATGGCCGACGAACGAGAGGACGTAGAAGGACAGAAGGATGCGACGGGACACGGCGTTCTCCTCAGCGCACTTGCTCGACCTGCACGGCGAAGCGCGTGACGTGCTCCTGCCGGGCGAGGTCCATCACGTGCACGATGTCGCCGTGCACGGCCGCACGGTCACCACTGATCACCAGGGTCAGCTCGGGGTTGCCCGCCGCGGCCGTGCGCAGGCGTTGTGAGAACTGGGCCTCCGTGACGGGCTGATCGTTGAAGACCAGCACCCCGCCCGGACGCACGGCCACGATGGCCGTGGATGGCGCGGCGCTGTCGGAGCTGGCGCTGCTGGGCAAGTCCACGTGCAGCGACTGCGCCACCACGTACGTGGCGGACACCATCATGATGACGAGCAGCACGAGCACCACGTCCACCATGGGCGTCACGTTGATGCCGACGATCATGCCGCCGCCGCGACGACGGCCACCGCCGCTGGGCGTGGTACCGGCCATGGCTCAGCGGCTCCCTTCGAAGGCGAGGCAGAGGTGCCGCTCGGCTCGGCTTCGGCGTCAGCCCAGGCTCGCCTTCTCGGCTCGAGCTTGCCGAGCGAGAGCGTCTCGCCCTCGATGTCCGACGCGCGCTTCTGGCCCACGTTGAACGCCACGACGGCGGGGAGAGCCACGAAGATGCCGACGCCCGTGGCGATCAAGGCCTCGGCGATGCCGGCCATGACGTTGTCCATGCCCGCGCCGTTGCCAGCGCTCAGGTGCTGGAAGGCCTCGATGACACCGATGACGGTGCCGAACAGCCCCACGAACGGCGCGTTGTTCCCGAGCGTTCCGAGGAAGGTCATGCTGTTCTCGAGGCGAGCGCGCTCACGCTCGATGCGCGCGTCCACCGCTTCGAGGAAGGCATCCGGGCCACCGCGACGGTAGTCGAGTGCGCCACGCAGCACGTCCACCTCGACCGACTGGAACTTGGCCAGCGTGGTCTCGAGATCCGCGATGCTGCGGCCACGCAGGGCCTGGTCGATGCCCTCGCGCAAGCCGGCGGCTCCGCGCCGGTTGCGGCGGAAGAAGAGCGCGCGCTCGAGGATCGCCCCGATCGAGATGATCGAGAGGCCGAAGAGGAGGTAGAGCACCCAGGCGCTGCCCAGCAGCGCGACGTGCATCAGTTGTTCGACGATGTTCATGGTGGGGCCTGTCTGTGTTCGTGACTAAGGGAAGGTCAGTGTGGTGAGGTAGGTCCCGAGCTCGGTCCCGCCGTTGGCAGAGAGGTCGAGGAGCTGACCCGGGTACTCGTCGGTCAGCTCGAGGGAGTAGGTGCCGTCGCCATGGTCGACGCGGCGGTAGATCTCGACGACGTACGTGACCGCGGGCTGGCCACAGGCGTCGAACAGGTTCACGAAGATGTCCCAGCTGCCTTCGCTCGGGTCCTCTGCGAAGACCACGGTCTCGCGCAGGAGACCGTCGGACACGCAGTTGGCCAGCGCGTTGCGCCCGAAGCGCGGGAAGACGGGGTTGGTCAGGTCCTCCGCCGTCACCGGTCCAGCGCCGGCGCCCGTGGGGCGGCGCGCGTCCACGATCTCGCCGTCGGGCCCGGCCAGCGCCAGGTCCACGTTGGCCTCCGCGGAGAAGCGCAGCGAGACGATGGTGGCGGGCGGGCGCTGGGTCGCGTCGCACGCGTTGCGGTTGTCCGGCACCGGGCTGCGAATGCAGATGGGCAAGTCGACCTGGCGGCCGCCGCGACCTTCTTCGTCCACGGCGACGAAGCGCAGCGCGTGTCGGCCGGGCTCGATCTCGCCGAAGTCCAGGTTGAACGAGAACACCAGCTGGCCCACCACGAACGGGTCGCGCCCGAGCACGGGCCTGCTCCACCAGGTGTCGCCATAGCCCACCAGCTGGACACCGATCGCCCAGGCGTCATCGGTCACGGTGCCGCCGAAGGACCGAGCGCGCTGGCCGGGGTTGAACTCGGTGTTCAGCACGTCGATGGCGACGACGCGCGGACCCGTGGCGTCTGTGGTGTCGGGTGGGAAGCCCGGCAGCGCTTCGCGCCGCAATCGCCCGCCGTTCATGTAGATCGGCTCGTCCACGCCGATGGGCTGCACGTCGCCACACGCCGCGAGCAGTGTGGCACCGGTGAGCAGCAGCAGGGTTGCGGACTTCATCAGAAGACCCCCTGCAGGCGCACCGTGAGGCGGTTGTTCTTGAGGTCCGCCGGGCGACCGTTCGCGCCACGCGCCAGGTGGTCGATGATGAAGTCGTACTGCGCCGTGACGCGGCCGATGCCGGGCCAGCGCACGCCACCGGTCAGCGCGAGCGTGTGCACCGACGAGGGGATGGGCGAGACCAAGCCACGCTGCGAGATCAAGAGGTCGATGTTCGGGTCGTAGAAGTCGTACCGCGCGCCGAAGATGCCGTAGCGCGTGATGTCCTGGACCACCGCGACATACGCGCTGAGGTGGCGCAGGTCCGAACCCGCGGTGATGGGGTCCGCCACCGCGAAGCCTCGGTCGAGGTTGTTGGCCATGCTGACCTCGCCGTAGATGCGCGTGGCCCCGGCGGGGGTGTGGATGGCGAGAGCGACGTCCACACCGAGCGCCCAGCGGTCGAAGGTCTGCGAGGGCGTGGCGCCACGGCCAGGCAGGGAGAAGAGCTCGTCCTGCGAGATGGTGCCGTCCTCGTTGAGGTCGATCCATTGCAGCGAGTTGCTCGTCGCGTCGCGGCCCGGGTGGAAGCCCTTGCCCGAGAGGAAGCTGAAGCCCGAGAGGAACTCGTAGCGCTGCTCGGGGCCCCCACCGAGCTGTACCCCGAGGCGGCCGATCACGTCGGGTGCGCGCGTGGGATCGCTGCGCAGCGTGCCGGCCCGGTCGTCGATGGGGGTGCCGTTCATCACCGCCACCTCGAGGCGCAGTGGGCCATAGGCGCCGCTGACCACCGCGCCCACGTCGGTGGGACCGGGGAAGAGCGCCAGCGAGCCGAGCGAGCGCTCCATGAAGAGCTGCTCGTCCTGACCGAGCTGCAGCTCCACGCCATAGGGCAGCTCGGTGAGACCCACCGTCAGCGCGGCGTGCGGAGGCGCCGAGGCATCTTCTTCATTGCGCAGGAGCAGCGCGACGTTGGCGCGGCGCACCGAGACGGTGGGCCCGTTGGTGGTGCTCCCGTCGATCTCGAGCTCGGCCGCCACCCACTCGTGCGCGGCGCGCAGGCGCAAGCGACCACGCCGGATGCTGAAGCGGTCCTCGTTGAGCGGCGCACCACCCGGCGCTAGCTGGTCCTCGGACAGGTCGGTGCGCTCGTACTGCACCTGCATGTAGCCCGAGAGGCTGAGGCCGATGGGTGCCCGGACGGTGCGCGCGCGTGTGTTCACCGCCAGCGGGGTGCGGGTCTCGGCCAAGATGCCGGGCGGCGCCAGCACCACACCCGCACGTGGCGGGGCGGTGGAAGCCGTCGCGGGAGGAGTGCCTTCGGGTTCCTCTTCTTCGGTGCGCTCCACCTGGGCGAGGCGGGCGCGCAGTCGCGCGAGCTCGTCTTCGAGGGCCGCGAGGCGAGCCTCCCGAGCTTCGTCCGCCGCGTTCACTGTCGGCGGAGGTGGCGTGGGTGGGGGCTCGCTCGGAGGCGAGTCCGAGGCTTCGAATTCGAATTCGACCTCCTCGTCGTCCCCCTCGGAGGCCGGCTGCGCGCTGACGGCGAGAGGGGAGCAGAGGGTGAGCGAGAGCAGGAGTACGCGCGCGGGGAGATGAGGCGAGGAATGGATCATTCGAGGTGCTCGGTAGCGCGGTCTTGGCGGCTACGAACGAGCCCCTGTGCAAGCACGGTGCCAGTCGCGAAAGCTCTTGTATGGAGAAGTTCCCGTCCAGCCTCCTGGCTCAAACCAGCAAATGCTCCGGCACGCACAGAAAGCCCGTGATCCGTGCTGGCGGTGTTCTGGTTCCTCTGTGTGCAGCTCTCTTTGCGGACAATTAGGAACGCCGCCACCGAGGGTTCGATGACGGCGCTTGTCGTGGAACAGCGAGGTCTCAGGGTAGTGGCGGAAGCTCTCCGTTGTCTCCCAGCAGCGGCAGCCGGGCTTCGTTGTCGAAGGGAGCGCACCCCGTGAGGGGACACGCGTTGATCAGCTCGAGCGACGTGCTGGGGGTGCCGGTGAAGCAGCCCGCGTCCACGCCGGCATCCGTGCCCAGGTCCTCGTCGCCTTGGTCGACGGGCGGTCCCAGGTCCACGGGGCCTTGGTCGGGGTTGTTGTTGTCACCGTCACCACCACAGCCGACGACGCCGAGCGCGGCCGCGAGGAAAGTGAGGGTGAGCACGAGTCGAGCGCCGGGGATGCGGATGTTCTTTGTCGTCATGATGTTCACCAAGCCTCGCAGTAGCCGCTGCGGCACACGTCGGTTGCGTTCGGACACTCGCTGTCTTGCGTGCACTCTTCGCAGGTGGTCTCACCTGTCGCGAGGAAGTCGAAGACGCAGTTGCAGGGGGCGGTCGGGGCGTACGAGGCGAGAGCACCGTAGTCCTCCACGCGCGAGACCTGCATCGCGCAGTCGGGCACCGTGCCATCGGCGATGATCAGCTCGAGGTTCGGCACCTGGGCCGTCGGCGCGGCCACACCCGTGATGGCGTTGACGAAGCGAGCCACGCGCGCGTTGGTGATCGCACCCGTGGTGGGGTTCACGGGCGCAAAGAAGCGGTGGTTGGTCCACAGCCAGTACTTGCCGATGCGGACGTTGCGCTTGTCG from Sandaracinaceae bacterium includes the following:
- a CDS encoding macro domain-containing protein, with protein sequence MTTNVDGEQGRTKGTIELVLGSLVNEDVAAIIAPAGQACGSFGRTQLAIHRAAGPGLAQEYQDCVGKLPGGRLNPFDHIVTAGHALRARYVVHCGLLEAREAGEHAEAALASCLEDVFETCRSLGVDSVALPALGTGACGYRTSMVARVSMRCAVAAQRHLAGPSRIRFLLAGPATLESFLHALSSTE
- a CDS encoding porin; translation: MSQTTCSRALALTLLLTAATAEAQPTPIAPPDDTPESQAVATPIAGPPVNPADVDVSAVEAEEVEAEEAPVDDTGRVTASLGRGVRIESTDGRFMLNIRARAQLLATALSDTDAGGDGSITFQARRARLLFQGHLFGPEWTYYLQLGFSNRDTESDLRLPLRDAYMNWSGLRDMNIRFGQMKVPHDRQRVNSSSALQMVDRSIVTGEFNLDRDVGIQLFSTDVGGLDGRLAYAVGVFGGDGRNRITGDFGLLYVGRVSYLPFGGFEDYVESDHGRAPEPRLALTAGFAYNQNSVRERSTFQGTYQLGSFDFMHANFDAVFKMSGFSLSAQAFMRQARGANVLTDPMDPANTETARVGYGAFVQAGYLFTDNLELVARFGEIRPSRNGVSALGRQGELGGGLNWYFQKHDFKIQLDYFWLYGDGFDEGRHQVRIQSQFFL
- a CDS encoding TonB-dependent receptor, with translation MTRLTPPLAALSVLIAAGTALAQPGPTLTRAPELLQFVEATYPADQVDIAGEVNVLLDITINATGGVDAVSVIESGGAAFDEAALAAARQFRFSPAEIDGVPAAIRIQYRYRFTPPAPPPPVITTATLAGAVRDRATGEPLPGVTLSITEGPNVTTDERGRFVLEGIEPGEVLLTLTGDTIDSVQVREELVAGERLEVTYEIALRAPPAAEGEETDDLEIVVVAPALRREVVSTRIDAEQARSVPGTGGDVVRVVESLPGVGRSGAGTGQLIVWGASPEDTRVYIDGVPLPRLYHEGGIRSTVHPAFVQGLTLIPGGAGAAYGRGLGGVVLVESRGPTEDGLHGSVGFDIFDVSATLTYRAENGSYAGAAARYGILDRIAQAVDEDVDEFIPIPQFWDGQARAGLVLANGGTLDIVGLMGGDRFTRVRENADPALRTTESRSLDYNRFYLRYRHEASSGDTVEVVPFVGYDQTSRSSSFGPISAEAALDSVRIGLRASYSTRAATWLTLRTGIDAELVLGQHERRGSVGLPAREGDIRAFGQPPPDSLSADRYDTTEVGIAPFVEASASFFGDRLEIIPGLRLDTYAYSVSKRLPAEGNTPASGAFTQDLTLEPRIAVAVNVMDGLAIRGSIGRYGRIAAGEDRSAQFGNPALPRARATQALMSVAVQPIEALELELTGFVSLSSALAMRSTQEPAEVAGALTATGDGRVFGGQAMLRAQLPHGVFGWVSYTLSRAERRAAPGEDWRLFDYDQTHVATAVLGWTASFGLELSGRFRYASGFPRTQVLGSYFDASRDRYQPLFGRHNGIRLDPFYQLDLRVGYQADVHGTELSVYLEVQNVTNRKNVEEYIYSPDFSTRQTIRGLPILPVVGLQWNF
- a CDS encoding energy transducer TonB, with the protein product MSRRILLSFYVLSFVGHASAAVVMSRIERAPAPPERYEVFVQDPATPDEVEPPPPPPPIEVPVTEPVARTRTTERAVAADPVADAPAPTDGAPPPPMAFGVVLGNTGPGGIAVAVGDPGGVVGGTGTTRTRVRAAQDLVAAAPAPAGSEAEACGGETARPRPVSMAHPRYTDGARAAAIEGRVRVRLEVDATGAVTNATVISPLGHGLDDAAVQAALASRFEPALECGRAVAASFVVSIRFTL
- a CDS encoding biopolymer transporter ExbD encodes the protein MAGTTPSGGGRRRGGGMIVGINVTPMVDVVLVLLVIMMVSATYVVAQSLHVDLPSSASSDSAAPSTAIVAVRPGGVLVFNDQPVTEAQFSQRLRTAAAGNPELTLVISGDRAAVHGDIVHVMDLARQEHVTRFAVQVEQVR
- a CDS encoding MotA/TolQ/ExbB proton channel family protein, whose product is MNIVEQLMHVALLGSAWVLYLLFGLSIISIGAILERALFFRRNRRGAAGLREGIDQALRGRSIADLETTLAKFQSVEVDVLRGALDYRRGGPDAFLEAVDARIERERARLENSMTFLGTLGNNAPFVGLFGTVIGVIEAFQHLSAGNGAGMDNVMAGIAEALIATGVGIFVALPAVVAFNVGQKRASDIEGETLSLGKLEPRRRAWADAEAEPSGTSASPSKGAAEPWPVPRPAAVAVVAAAA